From Acidobacteriota bacterium, one genomic window encodes:
- a CDS encoding class I SAM-dependent methyltransferase, translating to MEWQLNLFKKSLKKKLKLKNILKFSGDFTDLKCLEVGCTTGVLSYFLSERGGKWIHTDKERSLLIETQRLVKNPLVQIDERYLPFREKTFDLIFVPDFLEHTIYDKELIKEIKRIIKEKGRSIITVPLKKKFSIINLLKRMFGLKDEIYGHVRAGYSLKELKKILQDYGIKVERYSTYSKFFTEFIELILNFFYVRFGTKKISTHKGKISPLSSSELRFNKTYFIYKFIYPFFKAFSFLDYFVFFTRGYVIVIEANLSN from the coding sequence ATGGAATGGCAACTGAATCTGTTTAAAAAATCCCTAAAGAAAAAATTGAAGTTGAAAAATATCTTAAAATTTTCTGGTGATTTTACTGATTTGAAATGTCTGGAGGTTGGATGTACAACAGGAGTTTTAAGTTATTTTTTATCAGAAAGAGGCGGAAAATGGATTCATACAGATAAAGAGCGCAGTCTTCTTATCGAGACCCAAAGGCTTGTGAAAAATCCCCTTGTTCAGATTGATGAGAGATATCTTCCTTTTAGAGAGAAAACCTTTGATTTAATATTTGTCCCTGATTTCTTGGAACATACTATCTATGATAAAGAGCTGATAAAAGAAATAAAAAGAATAATCAAAGAAAAAGGGAGATCGATTATAACTGTTCCCTTAAAAAAGAAATTCTCGATTATTAATTTATTGAAAAGAATGTTCGGATTGAAGGATGAAATATATGGACATGTAAGAGCTGGATATAGTCTAAAAGAATTAAAAAAAATTCTCCAAGATTATGGAATTAAGGTAGAAAGATATTCCACTTATTCAAAATTTTTTACTGAATTTATTGAATTAATTTTGAATTTTTTCTATGTCAGATTTGGAACAAAAAAAATTTCTACTCATAAAGGGAAAATATCTCCTTTATCTTCATCTGAGTTGAGGTTTAATAAAACTTATTTTATCTATAAATTTATTTATCCGTTTTTTAAAGCATTTTCATTTTTAGATTATTTTGTTTTTTTTACAAGAGGATATGTTATTGTAATCGAAGCAAATTTATCAAATTAA
- a CDS encoding radical SAM protein, whose protein sequence is MFNLKYYYILLKIFFSYKRKKNTLRYFPIRFWIELASPCNLKCVMCPNKDLPLEDQGYMDMELFKKIVDEISPFSFDVSLIHRGESFLHPQLIDMIEYAKSKRLFTKIHTNGTLLDKKKSYKIIKSGLDRLSFSFDGYDKKTYEKIRVGADFDMVIENIRDFLKMKKGLGSKNPYTVIELIEFPNMDREEIKEKRKNLIKNFKGLPLDEVITKKIHNWAGYLHINKKDKNYSPCPFPWNALIVFWDGSVFPCTQDFFGEYKLGNARWESLGNIWNNEKIINLRKKLMNKEYKDISICSKCDRLWRDKLLGVPKEYLFEFIMRRMP, encoded by the coding sequence ATGTTTAATTTAAAATACTATTACATTCTTTTAAAAATATTTTTTAGTTATAAAAGAAAGAAAAATACATTGCGTTATTTTCCGATTAGATTCTGGATTGAACTTGCATCTCCATGTAATTTGAAATGCGTGATGTGTCCGAATAAAGACCTTCCTTTAGAAGATCAAGGTTACATGGATATGGAATTGTTTAAAAAAATAGTTGATGAAATCTCTCCATTTTCTTTTGATGTAAGTTTAATTCACAGGGGAGAGTCTTTTTTGCATCCGCAACTAATTGATATGATTGAATATGCAAAATCTAAAAGACTTTTTACAAAAATTCATACAAATGGCACTCTTCTCGATAAAAAAAAATCATACAAGATAATAAAATCGGGTCTGGACAGATTGTCATTTTCATTCGATGGATACGATAAAAAAACTTATGAAAAGATTAGAGTGGGTGCAGATTTTGACATGGTTATTGAAAATATCAGAGATTTCTTGAAAATGAAAAAGGGGTTAGGGAGTAAAAATCCTTACACAGTAATTGAATTGATTGAATTTCCTAACATGGATAGAGAAGAGATTAAAGAAAAAAGAAAAAATCTCATTAAAAATTTTAAGGGGCTTCCTCTGGATGAGGTTATAACTAAAAAAATTCATAACTGGGCAGGTTATCTTCATATCAACAAAAAAGATAAAAATTATTCACCATGCCCATTTCCATGGAATGCTCTGATTGTATTCTGGGATGGCTCTGTCTTTCCTTGCACTCAAGATTTTTTTGGAGAATATAAGTTGGGAAATGCAAGATGGGAAAGTCTTGGAAACATCTGGAACAATGAGAAGATAATCAATCTGAGGAAGAAGTTAATGAATAAAGAATACAAAGATATATCCATATGTTCTAAATGTGATAGACTCTGGAGAGATAAATTATTGGGGGTTCCAAAGGAATACCTTTTTGAGTTTATTATGAGGAGGATGCCCTGA